The genome window CCAATCGGTAAGCGTCCGGTCACCGGTTACATAGGCCCCATGCGCGCCCAAAGCCTTGCCCAAAGTGCCCATGTGCACGTCGATTTCCTTGGTCAGGCCCAGCTCGTGGGCCAAGCCCCGCCCGCCGCCGAATATGCCCGCGCCGTGGGCCTCGTCCACCACGACGGCCACGTCATGCTCCCGGCACAGTTCGATAATGGCCCCCAGGTCGGCCACGTCGCCGTCCATGCTGAAGACCGTGTCCGTGACCAGCAGTTTGCGTTCGGCCTCCCTGTACTGTTCCAAGCAGGCGCGGAGGTGGTCCATGTCGTTGTGGCGGTAGCGCACCTGTCTTGCGCCGGAGAGTCTGATGCCGTCCACGATGCTGGCGTGATTGAGCCGGTCCGAGAAGACCACGGCATGCCTGTCGGCCAGTGCGGAAACAATGGCCAGGTTGGCCGCATAGCCCGAGCCCAGCACCAGGGCGTCTTCGCAGCCCTTGAATCCGGCCAGTTCGGTCTCCAGCCGGTCATACAGGGAATAGGTGCCGGTGATAAGCCGCGAGGCCCCGCTGGACGCGCCGTATAGCTCCACCGCCTCCATGGCGGCCCGCTTCACCTGCGGATGCCCGGCCAAGCCGAGATAGTTGTTGGACGCCAGGTTGAGGTATTGCCTTCCCCCGCACTCGAGCATACGGTCAGCACCGCGGTCCAGGCCCGGGGTTTGACGAAAGCGCGCGTCTGCCCTAAGGTCTTCCAGACTCGCCGTCATACGCTTTTTCAACCAAAGTGCTTTCATTTCAAATGATTAAGTAAAAGGAATTTCAATGGACAGGCACACGATCTGGCATCCGTGCACCCAGATGAAGGATGTGGAGGATCACCCCCTCATCAATGTTCAGAGCGCTCAAGGCATATATCTTTTCGACCCGGAGGGCAATTCGTACATCGACGCGGTCTCGTCCTGGTGGGTCAACCTCTTCGGGCACTGCAACCCGAGGCTCATGGCCGCCCTCAAGCGCCAGGCCGACACCCTGGACCACGTCATCTTCGCGGGGACCACCCACTCCCCGGCCGAGGAACTGGCCGAAAGGCTCATGGCCCTGACCCCGCCCGAACTGACCCGCGTCTTCTTCGCGGACAACGGATCCGCGGCAGTGGAGGCGGCCATGAAAATGAGCTACGGATACTGGCACAACACGGGCCGCCTGGAAAAGACCAAATTCATCGCCCTGGACAGCGGCTACCACGGTGAAACCCTGGGCGCGCTCTCCCTGTGCGGGGAGGAGCTGTACACCAATCTCTACGGCCCCATCATGCCGCAGAACATCCGCGTGCAGGGGCCGGACTGCTATCGCTGTCCCTACGGCGAACACCGTGAATCCTGCGACGCGCCCTGCTTCGAGCACATGGAGCGGGCCGTGGCCGAAAACGCAGACTCGCTCTCGGCAGTCGTGGCCGAGCCGCTGGTGCAGTTCGCGGGCGGCTTCAAGATGTACCCGCCCGTGTATCTCAAAAAGCTGCGCGCCTGCACCGAGGCCCACAACGCGCACCTTATCCTCGACGAAATCGCCACAGGCTTCGGCCGCACCGGCACCATGTTCGCGGCCGAGCAGGCCAACGTCTGCGCGGACTTCGTCTGCCTGTCCAAGGGCATCACCTCGGGCACCCTGCCGCTCTCCGTGGTGCTGACCAACGACAATATTTATGAGGCCTATTACGCGGACTACACCGAACTCAAGGCCTTCATGCACAGCCACAGCTACACGGGCAATCCCCTGGCCTGCGCCGTGGCCTGCGAAGTCATGGACATCTTCCGCGACGAAGACGTCATCAACGTCAACCGGCCCAAGCACGAGCATCTACGCGCCTGCGTGGAAGACCGGTTCCACGGGCACGCGAACGTGGGCGAAATCCGCTCCACCGGGTTCATCTGCGCCGTGGAGCTGGTGGCCGACCCCGCCACCAGGGACCCGTTCGACTGGAAGCAACGCACCGGATTCCGGATCTACCGCGAGGCCGTCAAGCGAGGCGCGCTCCTGCGCAACCTCGGCGACATCCTCTACTTCCTGCCACCCTACGTCATCACCGAAACCGAAATCGAAACCCTGGTGGACATCGCCCGCGAGTCCGTCCGGGCCGTGCTGGATTAATCCCGAGGCAATCAGAATGGAAAAGCTCTACATCTCCGGAACCGGAACCGAAATCGGCAAGACCCATTTCAGCGCATGGCTGGCCCGCGAACTCTCGCGCCAGGGCAAGCGCGTCAAGTACATCAAACCCGTGCAGACCGGATACCCGGCCGACGACGACGCGGCCTTCGTACGCCGCCACGCGGGGCTTTCCGAGGACGACGCGCGCGTGCTGTTCACGGGCGAGGAGCCCGTGGCCCCCTGTTTCCTGTGGGAGACTTTCCCCCTGGACGGGGTGCTGGACGCCATCAACAAGGTGCGCGACTGCGACGTGCTGCTGGTGGAAGGCGCGGGCGGCCTGCTCGTGCCCCTGGACAAGAAGCGCCGGAGCTACGAGATCGCTGAGCTCTGCGGCCTGGAGACCGTGATAGTGGTGCCCAACGCGCTCGGCTGCCTGAGCGACGCCCAGCTCAACGGACACTTCCTGGCCACGAGCGGCATCCCGTTCAAGGGCTTTGCCCTCAACAACCATTTCGCCCAGGACGAGACCAACCGCGAGCGCAACCACGCCATGCTCGCCCACCTCATGCCCGGCTCCATCCGCTGGGTGTTCGGTTCCCTGTAAAAAGAAGCGGGGGAACCCCTTTCACTCGAAAGAGTTTCCCCCGAGCCCCCTTTTGGCGGCGGCTTTGCCGTGTCGTCCTCGCGTCATGGACGGCATCGGATTGAACTTTCCAACCTAATCAAGATTCACTGCCAATGCATTCCTCAACCAGCTGGTCATACTCCATGGTCCGGTGCAAAGGC of Salidesulfovibrio onnuriiensis contains these proteins:
- the bioF gene encoding 8-amino-7-oxononanoate synthase, whose amino-acid sequence is MKALWLKKRMTASLEDLRADARFRQTPGLDRGADRMLECGGRQYLNLASNNYLGLAGHPQVKRAAMEAVELYGASSGASRLITGTYSLYDRLETELAGFKGCEDALVLGSGYAANLAIVSALADRHAVVFSDRLNHASIVDGIRLSGARQVRYRHNDMDHLRACLEQYREAERKLLVTDTVFSMDGDVADLGAIIELCREHDVAVVVDEAHGAGIFGGGRGLAHELGLTKEIDVHMGTLGKALGAHGAYVTGDRTLTDWLRNTARPFIFSTALPPAAVGAALAAVQLIGESPDMGRTVLDMAERLRSHCRAAGLDTGESATQIVPVILGSNERALRGQEILRERGVWAGAVRPPTVPKGSARLRLCLRADLTDQDMILLESALESLAEELA
- the bioA gene encoding adenosylmethionine--8-amino-7-oxononanoate transaminase translates to MDRHTIWHPCTQMKDVEDHPLINVQSAQGIYLFDPEGNSYIDAVSSWWVNLFGHCNPRLMAALKRQADTLDHVIFAGTTHSPAEELAERLMALTPPELTRVFFADNGSAAVEAAMKMSYGYWHNTGRLEKTKFIALDSGYHGETLGALSLCGEELYTNLYGPIMPQNIRVQGPDCYRCPYGEHRESCDAPCFEHMERAVAENADSLSAVVAEPLVQFAGGFKMYPPVYLKKLRACTEAHNAHLILDEIATGFGRTGTMFAAEQANVCADFVCLSKGITSGTLPLSVVLTNDNIYEAYYADYTELKAFMHSHSYTGNPLACAVACEVMDIFRDEDVINVNRPKHEHLRACVEDRFHGHANVGEIRSTGFICAVELVADPATRDPFDWKQRTGFRIYREAVKRGALLRNLGDILYFLPPYVITETEIETLVDIARESVRAVLD
- the bioD gene encoding dethiobiotin synthase, encoding MEKLYISGTGTEIGKTHFSAWLARELSRQGKRVKYIKPVQTGYPADDDAAFVRRHAGLSEDDARVLFTGEEPVAPCFLWETFPLDGVLDAINKVRDCDVLLVEGAGGLLVPLDKKRRSYEIAELCGLETVIVVPNALGCLSDAQLNGHFLATSGIPFKGFALNNHFAQDETNRERNHAMLAHLMPGSIRWVFGSL